CCATACTTCTTAAACATAACCTTGCTGTTCAGTCCCGTGGGTTTCATATTTAACTTCCTTAGCCTAAGGTGTGGTCAACCAATCGAGTACTCAAAATTCGTGCTATGTCTCCATCATCATTCATATCGCTGGGCTTCGCTATCACAgccgtcttcatcttttgGACATTATCCGCCACGTCTTCCTCACCATTTGCTCGTAATTTCCCCCGCTTGTACAACAAGCGGATATGCCTATTAATAGCCCACCCCGACGATGAGGCGATGTTTTTCGCACCGACGGTGCTAGCTTTAACCAAGCCAGAGCTGGGAAACCATCTCAAGATCTTATGTCTCAGTAGCGGTACGTTGCATAAAGCCACATCACTCAGCTCCAAGCACGCTAAAACCCACCAGGAGACGCCGACGGACTAGGCCACATCCGCAAAAAGGAGCTTAAAAAAAGCGCTGTGCACCTAGGCCTCCGCAGCGAGTCCGATGTCCTCATCATAGACGACCCAACCCGCTTCCCCGACAGCATGAGCGCCACCTGGTCCGAAAGCGACGTCTCAAGCTTGCTTGCCTCCGCCTTCGCCCCCGAAATAGGCGACGCCCAGTCCGGGTCCCGAAAACGAGGAGCAACGCGGGATAAACCACCCGTCGCGACTATCGATGTGCTCCTCACCTTTGACAGACATGGTATAAGCAACCACCCCAACCACCGTTCTCTCTACCATGGCGCTGTCCACTTCCTTCGTACCCTGATGAAAGATAAGCCCGGGTATACCTGCCCGGTCTCGTTGTACACGCTCACTACGACGAACATCTTGCGCAAGTATATCGGTGTGCTTGACGCGCCCTTGAGCATGGCGCGTGGGGCTGTCGATTCTTTGTTTTCGGGCTTGAAGGGCTCATCTCGTTCCTCGAAGGAGGATGCGCCTGCGAGACTTCTGTTTGTAAGCTCTGTTGGCGAATGGATGACGGCGCAGTCGGCTATGGTTAAGGCTCATCAGAGTCAGATGGTTTGGTTTCGATATGGGTGGATTACTCTTGGTCGTTATATGGCGGTTAATGATCTCAAGCGTGAGAAGGTTTAATCAATCAGGAAAATGATGGCCAGCTGAAAGCTTATGGCTTTAAGATGGAGGATTCGGACATTGCACCATTCGGGTTAAGTCAAACCTTGGTGCTTGGCTAGTTCAGATTTACATATCTGGTGAGCCGAGTGTGTATTCTTTATGTCTTCATTTGAACACAATGGCACCCTGAAAGGTCATCTGTATATTGACTGAGCAAAAGTAACCAACCATCTTATTAGGGCGATGCGCAATCAGAACTGCATGGCTTACTGTATATAATCAAAAATAACCCTAGGGTGACTGAAAATCGACTATAAGTTTATAGGAGATTAAATTTACTGTCTAGATTTAAAGGTC
This DNA window, taken from Aspergillus flavus chromosome 5, complete sequence, encodes the following:
- a CDS encoding N-acetylglucosaminyl phosphatidylinositol de-N-acetylase (N-acetylglucosaminyl-phosphatidylinositol deacetylase, putative), which codes for MSPSSFISLGFAITAVFIFWTLSATSSSPFARNFPRLYNKRICLLIAHPDDEAMFFAPTVLALTKPELGNHLKILCLSSGDADGLGHIRKKELKKSAVHLGLRSESDVLIIDDPTRFPDSMSATWSESDVSSLLASAFAPEIGDAQSGSRKRGATRDKPPVATIDVLLTFDRHGISNHPNHRSLYHGAVHFLRTLMKDKPGYTCPVSLYTLTTTNILRKYIGVLDAPLSMARGAVDSLFSGLKGSSRSSKEDAPARLLFVSSVGEWMTAQSAMVKAHQSQMVWFRYGWITLGRYMAVNDLKREKV